From Drosophila virilis strain 15010-1051.87 unplaced genomic scaffold, Dvir_AGI_RSII-ME tig00000019, whole genome shotgun sequence, a single genomic window includes:
- the LOC116650814 gene encoding uncharacterized protein isoform X2 — protein MCYRSLTSAARARQHAQFIQDYGLEADRSCLRYLFTVLNLNDPAPNVTAQLQAKLLGAHLQRQLQCSSFVTNICLAFDQHFAKHKSLKPLALADLVGQVAKLNWH, from the exons ATGTGTTATCGATCTCTAACTTCTGCTGCCCGGGCAAGGCAACATGCTCAG TTTATCCAAGATTACGGCCTCGAAGCGGATCGTAGCTGTCTGCGATATCTGTTCACGGTACTTAACTTGAACGATCCGGCACCGAACGTCACCGCGCAGCTGCAGGCGAAGCTTCTCGGCGCGCACTTGCAGCGGCAACTGCAGTGCTCCTCGTTTGTGACCAACATATGCCTCGCCTTCGACCAGCATTTTGCCAAGCATAAG AGTCTGAAGCCATTAGCACTTGCCGATCTCGTTGGACAGGTGGCCAAGCTTAACTGGCATTAA